The Cryptococcus gattii WM276 chromosome B, complete sequence genome has a segment encoding these proteins:
- a CDS encoding Hypothetical protein (Similar to TIGR gene model, INSD accession AAW41863.1; CNB02450) gives MPNSKTIHLILPSPTTSRDPPPSLEVLLEAQRIAAKNGQKLDIQSLLSPDQLEEYRVQYLKLPPGPHHSDRDDELEKRDTRDKHHHSIPHGDDSGVGTPGTPVSTATALQAGTSTPVAQPGTPSASIGTPTASPAMLEARLKYQLPDLSHLHWKRRQKRLAEIVREQEMLANGEVPEIPTTMVEEIKPKGERKLTEKEKEAIKKSTSYWNSLLVQARKERGPQWDFSTQQLLYDRRSDAYYTHGRSPPPTPPSKKRKVSGAEAGPSTPDGSVKNAEAGISNAQPTPTINPPSLSSSMPSTNARPISRGNPQPMNGTQSTPGTTSNTALSFLPPTQSQHQPPNQPSESPAPSQTPNLPKPPLPMPVPPGAQGLNPSFLAQLQSLTPAQLAALQSTNPALRNLPGFPGNMQSNGGGVPGQDGDQFMTVTGSQLRGSGSLNSTLSQHQIPMQMQMQMAMQQMGKGNLSSSSQGLNSMLGLGGMSGTGIMGPPLGGQQGGQGPMVGGSWTRDSS, from the exons ATGCCCAACTCAAAAACAATACATCTTATCCTTCCATCGCCCACCACGTCCAGAGACCCACCACCATCCCTTGAAGTTCTCCTCGAAGCACAGCGTATCGCCGCAAAGAACGGCCAGAAACTGGACATCCAGTCCCTCTTATCTCCCGACCAGCTCGAAGAGTACCGCGTCCAGTATCTCAAACTCCCACCAGGCCCACATCACAGCGACAGGGATGATGAGCTTGAGAAAAGGGACACGAGAGACAAGCACCATCATTCCATCCCGCACGGGGACGACTCGGGTGTGGGCACGCCGGGGACGCCCGTCTCTACGGCTACCGCGTTGCAGGCTGGCACATCCACACCCGTAGCACAGCCCGGCACGCCGTCAGCCAGTATCGGCACCCCGACAGCGAGCCCTGCGATGCTCGAGGCAAGGTTGAAGTACCAACTGCCCGATCTTTCACATCTTCACTGGAAGCGGAGACAAAAGCGATTGGCAGAGATCGTTCGGGAACAAGAAATGTTGGCAAACGGCGAGGTCCCAGAGATCCCGACCACAATGGTAGAAGAAATCAAGCCAAAAGGTGAAAGGAAGTTGAcggaaaaagaaaaggaggcTATAAAGAAGAGCACAAGCTATTG GAACTCTTTATTGGTGCAGGCGCGCAAGGAGCGGGGACCGCAATGGGACTTTTCCACTCAACAACTCCTCTATGACCGTAGATCAGATGCGTACTATACTCACGGACGCAGTCCGCCTCCAACACCGCCCAGCAAGAAGCGCAAGGTGTCGGGCGCTGAGGCTGGACCAAGCACCCCTGATGGCTCAGTCAAAAACGCAGAAGCAGGAATTTCTAATGCCCAACCAACGCCTACCATCAATCCCCCAAGCTTGTCTTCTTCTATGCCTTCCACAAATGCACGTCCGATATCACGAGGCAATCCTCAGCCCATGAATGGTACTCAATCAACACCTGGTACGACCTCCAACACTGccctctcttttcttcctccaacACAATCGCAACATCAACCCCCAAACCAACCCTCTGAATCTCCTGCGCCTTCTCAAACGCCTAATTTACCTAAACCTCCTCTTCCTATGCCCGTTCCTCCCGGAGCGCAAGGTCTAAACCCTTCATTCCTTGCTCAGCTCCAGTCCCTTACGCCTGCTCAACTTGCTGCGTTGCAGTCAACTAATCCTGCATTGAGGAATTTGCCAGGGTTTCCAGGCAACATGCAGAGTAATGGAGGGGGCGTTCCGGGGCAAGATGGTGATCAATTTATGACCGTCACCGGTTCTCAGCTTCGGGGAAGTGGAAGCTTGAACAGCACTTTAAGTCAGCATCAGATACCCATGCAAATGCAGATGCAAATGGCAATGCAGCAAATGGGCAAAGGGAATCTTAGTTCGAGTAGTCAAGGCTTGAATTCTATGCTTGGATTAGGGGGTATGAGCGGCACTGGCATAATGGGTCCACCTCTAGGGGGACAGCAGGGAGGGCAAGGACCGATGGTCGGTGGAAGTTGGACAAGGGATAGTTCGTGA